Within Deltaproteobacteria bacterium, the genomic segment GAGATCGGGGACATCTCCGTTCTCGGCATCCGCTCGAAAACCCGGGTGACCGCCGACCTTCTGGAGCGCGCCCCGGAACTTCTGGCCATCGGCGCATTCTGCATCGGGACGGAACATGTCGACCTCGAGGCGTGCAGCCGGCGCGGGGTAGCGGTCTTCAACGCCCCCTACAGCAACACCCGCAGCGTGGTCGAACTTGCCCTGGGCGAGATGATCCTGCTCCTGCGCGGCGTGTCCGACCGCAGCGCCGCCCTCCACCGGGGGGTCTGGGGGAAGTCCTCGGAGGGGTTCCACGAGATCCGCGGGAAGAAGCTCGGGATCGTCGGGTACGGGAACATCGGCTCCCAGCTCTCCGTCCTCGCGGAAGCGATGGGGATGGAGGTGCACTACCACGACCTCGTGGAGAAGCTTCCGATGGGGAACGCCCGGAAGTGCTCCCTGGAGGAACTTCTGCGGGTCTCGGACATCGTCACCGTCCACGTCGACGGGCGGGAAGAAAACCGGGACCTCGTCGGGGAGCGGGAATTCGCGGCGATGAAGGACGGGGTGATCTTCCTCAACCTGAGCCGCGGCTTCGTGGTGGACGTGGAGGCGCTCGCGCGGAACGTGCGCGGCGGGAAGGTCCGCGGCGCGGCGGTGGACGTTTTCCCGGAGGAGCCGCGGACCAACAAGGACCCCTTCTCCTCGCCTCTGCAGGAACTCCCGAACGTGATCCTGACCCCGCACATCGGCGGCTCGACCGAGGAGGCGCAGCAGGGGATCGGAGGATTCGTGGCGGCGCAGCTTCTCGAATATCTGTCCACGGGGGGCACGTCCACGAGCGTGAACTTTCCGGCCCTTTCTCCCTCCTCGGCTCCCCAGCGCCACCGATTCGCCCACGTCCATGAGAACCTCCCCGGGATGCTGGCGAAGATCAACGACCTCTTCGGGCGGCATGGCGTCAACATCGCCGGGCAGCGCCTTGAGACGCACGGCCGCCTGGGGTACGCGCTGATCGACGTGGCGCAGGGGTGCGACCTCGGGATCGTGGAGGAACTCCGGCGGATCCCCCATACGATCCGCGCCCGCGTCGTCTACTGAGGGGATCGTCACTTGCTCAAGCGGACGTTCGGGTGGCACTCCTGGCAGGCGCCCCTGACCTTCTTGTTCGTCTTCATGTGGCAGTTCTTGCACTTGTAGTGCATCGCCTCGCGGAACGAGGGGGTCTTCCCGTCGCGCTTCGCGGCGTGGCAATCGGAGCACTTCTCCGAATCGGGGCTGTGATGACACACCTGGCACTTTCCTATCCGCCGCGCGTGGCCCTGATGGTCGAACGTCACCTGCCGCTTTTCATAGACTTTGAGGACGATCTTTCCGGGGATCTTTCCCTTTTCCTGCGCCCCGGTCGCCCAACCGGCGGTCAGCACCGACGCCGCGAACACCGCCAGGAACAGCCCGAACCGTTTCATGCCGTGGTCCCCCCCACCTTTCAGGATTGCCGACTCCCGATCCTTCCGATCCGAGTCCAACATTGTAATGGATCGAGCCGATTCCGGGAGCAGGAAAATTGCCGGAAAACTTTCCGGCCGGCGGTCTTCCCGGCGTGCGTGACACCGGGGCCCGGCTTTGCTACCGTGACGGAGACCCCCTGAAGCGAGGAGCGCGCGGATGACCTCTCCCCTGTCTCCCCTGTTTCGTCCATCACGGATCGCCGTCATCGGCGCGTCCTCGAACCCCGACAAGATGGGATTCCAGATCTTCCGCAACATCCGGGAGGCCGGCTTCGCCGGCGAGATCGTCCCCGTGAACCCGAGGGGGGAGGTGATCCTGGGCGTGTCCTCCATAAAATCCGCCGCCGAACTTCCCGA encodes:
- a CDS encoding cytochrome c family protein, which produces MKRFGLFLAVFAASVLTAGWATGAQEKGKIPGKIVLKVYEKRQVTFDHQGHARRIGKCQVCHHSPDSEKCSDCHAAKRDGKTPSFREAMHYKCKNCHMKTNKKVRGACQECHPNVRLSK
- a CDS encoding CoA-binding protein, with the protein product MTSPLSPLFRPSRIAVIGASSNPDKMGFQIFRNIREAGFAGEIVPVNPRGEVILGVSSIKSAAELPEGTDLAVVIIPAKHVPGTMRELGGRKVKSAIVITGGFAESGEAGAALQE